In Polaribacter sp. Hel_I_88, the following proteins share a genomic window:
- the gdhA gene encoding NADP-specific glutamate dehydrogenase, with the protein MESKIKEFMKMVKTRNNHEPEFLQAVQEVAETVIPYIAKNDIYNGKNILLRMVEPERLISFRVSWVDDDGEIQVNRGYRIQMNSAIGPYKGGLRFHPTVNASILKFLAFEQVFKNSLTTLPMGGGKGGSDFDPKGKSDNEIMRFCHAFMSELFRHIGSNTDVPAGDIGVGAREIGFMFGKYKQLCNEFTGVLTGKGQSWGGSLIRPEATGYGNVYFADNMLKRKNDSFKGKKVVISGAGNVAQYAAEKAIELGATILTLSDSGGYIFDEDGIDTEKLKHVMYIKNEKRGRISEYVDKYPNAKYVEGERPWSVKCDIALPCATQNELNGKEAKMLIDNGCMCVSEGANMPSTPDAVHAFTKAKILFAPGKASNAGGVATSGLEMSQNSLRISWSREEVDSRLKDIMEDIHDSCVQYGEQEDGSIDYITGANIAGFVKVADAMLAQGVI; encoded by the coding sequence ATGGAATCAAAAATTAAAGAGTTCATGAAAATGGTTAAAACTAGAAATAACCATGAACCAGAATTTTTACAAGCTGTTCAAGAAGTTGCAGAAACTGTAATTCCTTACATCGCAAAAAATGATATTTATAATGGTAAAAACATTCTTCTAAGAATGGTAGAACCAGAAAGATTAATTTCTTTTAGAGTTAGTTGGGTAGATGATGATGGAGAAATACAAGTAAATAGAGGGTATAGAATACAAATGAACTCTGCAATTGGTCCATATAAAGGTGGTTTGCGTTTTCACCCAACAGTAAATGCAAGTATTTTAAAGTTTTTGGCTTTTGAACAAGTATTCAAAAACTCTTTAACAACTTTGCCAATGGGTGGTGGAAAAGGAGGTTCTGATTTTGATCCAAAAGGAAAATCAGATAATGAAATTATGCGTTTTTGTCATGCTTTTATGAGCGAATTGTTTAGACATATTGGTTCAAATACTGATGTGCCAGCTGGAGATATTGGTGTAGGAGCTAGAGAAATTGGTTTTATGTTTGGTAAATATAAGCAGCTTTGTAACGAATTTACTGGGGTTTTAACTGGTAAAGGGCAATCTTGGGGTGGTTCTTTAATTAGGCCAGAAGCAACAGGTTATGGAAATGTTTATTTTGCAGACAATATGCTAAAGCGAAAAAATGATTCCTTTAAAGGAAAAAAAGTTGTTATTTCTGGTGCAGGAAATGTAGCCCAATATGCAGCTGAAAAAGCGATTGAATTAGGCGCAACTATTTTAACATTATCAGATTCTGGAGGTTATATTTTTGATGAAGATGGAATTGATACAGAAAAGTTAAAACACGTAATGTATATCAAAAATGAAAAAAGAGGACGAATTAGCGAATATGTAGATAAATATCCGAATGCAAAATATGTTGAGGGAGAAAGACCTTGGTCTGTAAAATGCGACATTGCTTTGCCTTGTGCAACTCAAAATGAGTTAAATGGCAAGGAAGCTAAAATGTTAATCGATAATGGTTGTATGTGTGTTTCTGAGGGTGCAAATATGCCTTCAACTCCAGATGCAGTGCATGCTTTTACAAAGGCAAAAATACTATTTGCTCCAGGAAAAGCAAGTAACGCTGGTGGAGTTGCAACTTCTGGTTTAGAAATGTCTCAAAACTCATTAAGAATTTCTTGGTCTAGAGAAGAAGTAGATTCTAGATTAAAAGATATTATGGAAGATATTCATGATTCTTGCGTACAATATGGAGAACAAGAAGATGGTTCTATAGATTATATAACTGGCGCAAATATTGCAGGTTTTGTAAAAGTTGCAGATGCTATGTTGGCTCAAGGTGTTATTTAA
- a CDS encoding PEP/pyruvate-binding domain-containing protein produces MKKTILPNLKTYAFKEVTFDKLMQNRINKVLIVCSNYDYYMLEEDGRIEERIFNEYTSLNLRHPPNFIHANSAKRAIKMMENHQIDIVITWLDIGNYKAFEASKNIKEAFPNVPIAALSHHSSQLRSKLQKENTDSIDFVFHWNGNADIFLAIIKLTEDRMNAEVDINTIGVKAILLVEDSLKFYSRYIPLIYKVLLKQTQEFMSEGLNEHRKMLLMRGRPKILLATTFEEGISLFDTYKDNLLGVISDVNYYKDGVRNKDAGFLLLNYVRNYKRYFPFLIQSSNADNEKRALELKGKFLYKHSETLGVDIKNYIIKYFAFGDFEFWDPTQMKVLATAKDLSEFQNAIKHVTEDCLMYHATRSEFSKWLKSRALFPLANLLSVIEYDEFENNDQIREFLNNSIKAYRVYRSRGVIVKFNKDRYDGFVGYARIGEGALGGKARGLAFIDSFLKRNNLYNKYENVSITIPRTVVISTDVFDQFIETHKLIKFAAESTDDDEILHEFISKDLPEWALEDVRAFLKTTQCPIAVRSSSLLEDSNYQPFAGVFATYMVPDSHIDKKVEMVSNAIKSVIASAFFQNSKLYLKAIAHTIEEDKMAVILQEVTGKQYKDVYYPNVSGVARSINFYPIGDEKANEGIANIALGLGEIIVGGGQTLRFSPYYPKKILQLSSPGSTQRDTQQHFYGLDLNPESYKISTSEAINKKKVSVRQAEDHGSLKFVASTYDLQNNTIRPGVMHDGVRVITFDNILKYNTFPLPEILQELLRIGQREMRNPIEIEFAVKLDVPPGKPKEFSFLQIRPIIESMETVSKLPKDLDVSETIIYSESALGNGKYENIYDVVYVKPETFKAANTRDIANAVEAINKKFVAKDKPYILVGPGRWGSSDSWLGIPVLWSQISAAKIIVESGLNNFRIDPSQGTHFFQNLTSFKVGYLTINPFIEDGFFDVDYLNKQEAVFEDKYLRHISFKKELTVVIDGENNKAAIFKEGVLLENTISTIEESIEELPPEGFM; encoded by the coding sequence ATGAAGAAAACTATCTTACCTAATTTAAAAACCTACGCATTTAAAGAGGTAACTTTCGATAAATTAATGCAAAACAGAATTAATAAGGTATTAATTGTTTGCTCTAATTACGATTACTACATGCTTGAGGAAGATGGTAGAATTGAAGAACGAATTTTTAATGAATATACTTCTTTAAATCTAAGACATCCACCGAATTTTATCCATGCAAATTCTGCTAAAAGAGCCATAAAAATGATGGAAAACCATCAAATTGACATTGTAATTACATGGTTAGATATTGGTAATTATAAAGCTTTTGAAGCATCAAAAAACATTAAAGAAGCCTTTCCTAATGTGCCAATAGCTGCTTTAAGTCACCATTCTTCTCAATTAAGAAGTAAACTCCAGAAAGAAAACACAGATAGTATTGATTTTGTTTTTCATTGGAATGGAAATGCAGATATATTTTTGGCGATTATTAAATTAACGGAAGACAGAATGAATGCCGAAGTTGATATTAATACCATTGGTGTAAAAGCTATTTTGTTAGTAGAAGATTCGCTAAAATTTTATTCCAGATATATTCCACTAATTTATAAAGTGCTTTTGAAACAAACGCAGGAGTTTATGTCTGAAGGATTAAATGAGCATCGAAAAATGCTTTTAATGCGAGGAAGACCAAAAATTTTATTGGCCACAACTTTTGAAGAAGGAATTAGTTTATTCGATACCTATAAAGATAATTTATTGGGTGTAATTTCTGATGTTAACTATTATAAAGATGGAGTTAGAAACAAAGATGCTGGTTTTTTATTGTTAAATTATGTAAGAAACTACAAACGATATTTCCCTTTTTTAATACAATCTTCTAATGCTGATAATGAAAAACGAGCTTTAGAATTAAAAGGGAAGTTTTTATACAAACATTCAGAAACCTTAGGGGTTGATATAAAAAATTATATTATAAAATATTTTGCTTTTGGCGATTTTGAATTTTGGGATCCTACACAAATGAAGGTTTTGGCAACAGCTAAAGATTTAAGCGAATTTCAAAATGCCATAAAACACGTTACAGAAGATTGCTTAATGTATCATGCCACAAGAAGCGAATTTTCTAAATGGTTAAAATCTAGAGCGCTTTTTCCGCTTGCAAACTTATTAAGCGTCATAGAATATGACGAATTTGAAAATAATGATCAAATAAGAGAGTTTTTAAATAATTCTATTAAAGCTTACAGAGTTTACAGATCTAGAGGTGTTATTGTAAAATTTAACAAAGATAGATACGATGGTTTTGTTGGTTATGCAAGAATTGGCGAAGGTGCTTTAGGAGGTAAAGCAAGAGGTTTGGCCTTTATAGATTCTTTTTTAAAACGAAATAATTTATATAATAAATATGAAAACGTAAGCATAACCATACCAAGAACAGTGGTAATAAGTACCGATGTTTTTGATCAATTTATAGAAACCCATAAACTAATTAAATTTGCTGCAGAAAGCACAGATGATGATGAAATTTTACATGAATTTATTTCGAAAGATTTACCTGAATGGGCTTTAGAAGATGTCAGAGCATTTTTAAAAACAACCCAATGTCCTATTGCTGTTCGCTCCTCTAGTTTGTTAGAAGATTCTAATTACCAACCCTTTGCAGGAGTTTTTGCAACCTATATGGTTCCAGATTCTCATATTGATAAAAAAGTTGAAATGGTTTCTAATGCCATAAAATCGGTTATTGCATCTGCTTTTTTTCAAAATAGTAAATTATATTTAAAAGCGATAGCACACACTATAGAAGAAGATAAAATGGCTGTAATTTTACAAGAAGTTACTGGAAAACAATACAAAGATGTGTATTATCCAAATGTTTCTGGAGTTGCACGATCTATTAATTTTTATCCTATTGGCGATGAAAAAGCAAATGAAGGAATTGCCAACATTGCTTTAGGTTTGGGAGAAATTATTGTTGGTGGAGGCCAAACCTTGCGTTTCTCACCTTATTATCCAAAGAAAATATTACAACTATCATCTCCAGGCTCTACTCAAAGAGATACACAACAACACTTTTATGGTTTAGATTTAAATCCTGAAAGTTATAAAATTTCTACAAGTGAAGCTATCAATAAAAAGAAAGTATCTGTAAGGCAAGCAGAAGACCATGGTTCTTTAAAATTTGTTGCATCTACTTACGATTTACAAAACAATACAATTAGGCCAGGAGTAATGCATGATGGAGTTCGTGTAATTACTTTTGATAATATTTTGAAGTATAACACATTTCCTTTACCAGAAATTTTGCAAGAATTGTTACGAATTGGGCAAAGAGAAATGAGAAACCCAATAGAAATAGAATTTGCTGTAAAATTAGATGTACCACCAGGAAAACCAAAAGAATTTAGCTTTTTGCAAATAAGGCCTATTATAGAAAGTATGGAAACAGTAAGCAAACTACCAAAAGATTTGGATGTTTCTGAAACCATAATTTACTCGGAATCTGCTTTAGGAAATGGAAAATATGAAAACATTTATGATGTAGTGTATGTAAAACCAGAAACCTTTAAAGCTGCCAATACAAGAGATATTGCCAATGCTGTGGAAGCCATTAACAAAAAATTTGTTGCAAAAGATAAACCTTATATTTTAGTGGGGCCAGGAAGATGGGGATCTAGCGATTCTTGGTTAGGGATTCCTGTACTTTGGTCGCAAATTTCTGCTGCAAAAATTATTGTAGAATCGGGTTTAAATAATTTTAGAATAGATCCTAGTCAAGGAACTCATTTTTTTCAAAATTTAACGTCTTTTAAAGTGGGTTATTTAACCATTAATCCATTTATAGAAGATGGTTTTTTTGATGTTGATTATTTAAACAAACAAGAAGCTGTTTTTGAAGATAAATATCTAAGACACATTTCTTTTAAAAAGGAACTTACTGTAGTTATTGATGGTGAAAATAATAAAGCTGCAATTTTTAAAGAAGGTGTATTATTAGAAAACACGATTTCTACTATAGAAGAATCTATAGAAGAATTACCACCAGAAGGATTTATGTAG
- the gdhA gene encoding NADP-specific glutamate dehydrogenase, whose protein sequence is MNVKEILTNLETKHPGEIEYLQAVKEVLESIETIYNENPQYEAAKIIERLVEPDRILTFRISWIDDAGQVQVNLGHRIQFNNAIGPYKGGIRLHPSVNLSILKFLGFEQIFKNALTTLPMGGGKGGSDFNPKGKSDTEIMRFCQAFMLELWRMIGPSTDVPAGDIGTGGREIGFMYGMYKKLQQQHTGVFTGKGLNWGGSLIRPEATGFGGVYFTKEMLETKNDTFVGKTIALSGFGNVTWGVALKITELGGKVVTISGPDGYIHDEKGLDADKINYLLYLRASNNDIVSPYADEFPEATFYPNEKPWSVKCDIAMPCATQNELNGDDAAKLVANGVQYIAEVSNMGCTAEAVHIFHKAKILYGPGKAVNAGGVATSGLEMTQNAMKMNWTKEEVDDKLVQIMHSIHTACLKYGTEEDGYINYAKGANIAGFIKVADSMLDLGVI, encoded by the coding sequence ATGAATGTAAAAGAAATTTTAACAAATCTAGAAACTAAACATCCTGGAGAAATAGAATATTTACAAGCTGTAAAAGAAGTTTTAGAGTCTATTGAGACAATATATAATGAAAATCCACAATACGAAGCTGCTAAAATTATAGAGCGTTTAGTAGAACCAGATCGAATTTTAACCTTTAGAATTTCTTGGATTGATGATGCAGGTCAGGTACAAGTAAATTTAGGACATAGAATTCAATTTAATAATGCAATTGGCCCTTATAAAGGAGGAATTCGCTTACACCCAAGTGTAAATTTAAGTATTTTAAAGTTTTTAGGATTTGAGCAAATCTTTAAAAATGCATTAACAACATTACCAATGGGTGGTGGAAAAGGAGGTTCTGATTTTAATCCTAAAGGAAAATCCGACACTGAAATTATGCGTTTTTGCCAAGCATTTATGTTAGAGTTGTGGAGAATGATTGGTCCAAGTACAGATGTACCTGCTGGAGATATTGGAACTGGTGGAAGAGAAATTGGTTTTATGTATGGAATGTACAAAAAGTTACAACAACAACATACAGGTGTTTTTACTGGAAAAGGTTTAAACTGGGGAGGAAGTTTAATAAGACCAGAAGCAACAGGTTTTGGTGGCGTTTACTTTACCAAAGAAATGCTTGAAACTAAGAATGATACGTTTGTAGGAAAAACAATTGCACTTTCTGGTTTTGGAAATGTAACCTGGGGTGTGGCTTTAAAAATTACAGAATTAGGTGGAAAAGTAGTTACTATTTCTGGACCTGATGGTTATATTCATGACGAAAAAGGGTTGGATGCTGATAAAATAAATTACTTATTATATTTAAGAGCTTCTAATAACGATATCGTTTCTCCTTATGCAGACGAATTTCCTGAAGCTACATTTTACCCAAATGAAAAACCTTGGAGCGTAAAATGTGATATTGCAATGCCTTGTGCTACTCAAAATGAATTAAATGGAGATGATGCAGCTAAATTAGTTGCAAATGGTGTACAATATATAGCTGAAGTTTCTAATATGGGTTGTACTGCAGAGGCAGTTCATATTTTTCATAAAGCTAAAATTTTATATGGACCAGGTAAAGCTGTAAATGCTGGTGGTGTTGCAACTTCTGGGTTAGAAATGACTCAAAATGCAATGAAAATGAATTGGACTAAAGAAGAAGTAGATGATAAATTAGTTCAAATTATGCACTCTATTCATACAGCGTGTTTAAAATACGGAACTGAAGAAGATGGTTATATAAATTATGCTAAAGGAGCAAATATTGCAGGTTTTATTAAAGTAGCAGATTCTATGTTAGACTTAGGTGTTATTTAA
- a CDS encoding LysE family transporter — translation MDIFLFIVLGFFIAAGGSITPSFLNLTVVKFSLRNGVKPALYLIGGYATVLFFQANIGAYLSNILMENSEYITLIQKIGTGILLLLSINFFRLYFTSKEKKEKVDIPKSKAYFHGVLMSSLNTIAIPFYFTSISFLIGLEYFEYSYLNGFFFSIGSTLGSFTLYSLYAIVANKIEDKLTYIATKMDFILGCLTGFVAIANAVYLYIQ, via the coding sequence ATGGACATTTTTCTCTTTATAGTTTTGGGTTTTTTTATAGCTGCTGGAGGCAGTATAACCCCTAGTTTTTTAAATTTAACGGTAGTAAAATTTAGTTTAAGAAATGGTGTAAAACCAGCACTTTATTTAATTGGTGGTTATGCAACTGTTTTATTTTTTCAGGCAAATATTGGTGCGTATTTATCGAATATTTTAATGGAAAATTCAGAATATATTACCTTAATTCAAAAAATAGGAACTGGTATTTTACTATTGTTATCAATCAATTTTTTTAGATTGTATTTTACATCAAAAGAGAAAAAAGAAAAAGTAGATATTCCTAAATCTAAGGCCTATTTTCATGGAGTTTTAATGTCTTCTTTAAACACAATTGCTATTCCTTTTTATTTTACATCAATTTCCTTTTTAATAGGATTAGAGTATTTTGAATATTCCTATTTAAATGGATTTTTCTTCTCTATTGGTTCAACTTTGGGTTCTTTTACATTGTATTCTTTGTATGCAATTGTTGCCAATAAAATTGAAGATAAGTTAACATATATTGCCACAAAAATGGATTTTATTTTAGGCTGTTTAACTGGTTTTGTTGCAATTGCAAATGCTGTATATTTGTATATCCAATAA